The following proteins are co-located in the Camelina sativa cultivar DH55 chromosome 12, Cs, whole genome shotgun sequence genome:
- the LOC104730978 gene encoding protein NBR1 homolog — translation MESTTALVVKVSYGGVLRRFRVPVKANGQLDLDIAGLKEKIAALFDISVDADFSLTYSDEDGDVVALVDDNDLFDVTNQRLKFLKINVLLKTGFPTNPVAPESSGSSTPSGIPNSQNPVSKIQKGLNDVLMAVPNPMRDTISKVYMDLASKAATSSPVVGEMLDCISKLGQLSPVTKPGSSGPSLSRDVPSAGERTQTGKKPANMTEPSDSKTSGHVPTSYGLGASFNECPFSGSTVNDSSPYPVNFNKHARRGCHPKKNTNGDYWASFGVFHKGIRCDGCGVLPITGPRFKSMVKEDYDLCNICFSVMGTEGDYTRMDKPVSFQHMHPFKHRAQMSNPLLNRPGYGGLHFKCTRPRLDSRFVLDVNVLDGTVVAPSAPFTKIWKMRNNGSLVWPRGTQIVWIGGDRFSNSLSVDLQIPEGGVPINGELDVKVDFIAPQLPGRYNSYWRMASSDGDKFGQRVWVLINVDASLKNTVVNEFHGLNLNASPSPDENFSSEFTGMMNCESAQPGSSNVNPGTKKDADIEGEVGEPQVPEKENLVIGGFHPAIPQSHSPSSSSSSFNMVEFPNIPAVEILSGGSSSTKDIPVPLQEDLERNDVEITMLKELEEMGFKEIDLNKEILRDNEYNLEQSVDALCGVSEWDPILEELQEMGFCDDVTNKRLLKKNNGSIKGVVMDLLTGEKEA, via the exons ATGGAGTCTACTACTGCACTCGTCGTCAAG GTTAGCTATGGAGGTGTGCTTAGGCGTTTCAGGGTGCCTGTAAAAGCTAATGGACAGCTTGATCTTGACATTGCTGGTCTCAAGGAAAAGATCGCTGCTCTCTTTGACATCTCTGTTGATGCCGATTTTTCCCTGACTTACTCTGATGAGGATGGTGATGTGGTGGCCCTCGTTGATGACAACGATCTGTTTGATGTTACAAATCAGCGTCTTAAGTTCTTGAAGATCAATGTGCTGTTGAAGACTGGCTTCCCCACTAACCCTGTTGCTCCTGAGAGTAGTGGGAGTTCGACACCTTCGGGTATTCCCAACAGTCAAAACCCTGTTTCCAAAATCCAAAAGGGTTTAAATGATGTTCTGATGGCTGTGCCTAACCCTATGCGTGATACCATATCGAAGGTGTATATGGACCTTGCATCCAAAGCTGCAACTTCTAGTCCTGTTGTTGGTGAGatgcttgattgcatctcaaAGCTAGGGCAGCTCTCCCCTGTTACTAAGCCTGGTTCTTCAGGCCCTTCCCTGAGCAGGGATGTTCCTTCCGCTGGTGAGAGGACCCAGACCGGAAAGAAACCTGCTAATATGACTGAACCCTCTGATTCAAAGACTTCTGGTCATGTGCCAACCTCTTACGGACTGGGTGCTAGTTTCAACGAGTGTCCCTTTAGTGGCAGTACCGTGAATGACTCTTCTCCTTATCCTGTTAACTTCAACAAGCATGCTCGTCGTGGATGCCATCCTAAAAAGAACACCAACGGTGATTACTGGGCCTCATTTGGTGTATTCCATAAGGGCATCCGTTGTGATGGATGTGGAGTTCTTCCTATAACTGGGCCTAGATTTAAATCGATGGT TAAGGAAGACTATGATCTTTGCAACATCTGCTTTTCGGTGATGGGTACTGAGGGGGATTACACAAGAATGGATAAGCCCGTATCATTTCAACATATGCATCCTTTCAAACACCGTGCCCAA ATGTCAAATCCTCTGCTGAACCGGCCAGGCTATGGGGGTTTACATTTCAAGTGTACCCGGCCTAGACTAGACAGTCGCTTTGTCCTTGATGTGAATGTACTTGATGGAACAGTTGTTGCTCCATCCGCTCCATTCACTAAGATCTGGAAAATGAGGAACAATGGTTCGTTGGTGTGGCCTCGTGGCACACAGATTGTCTGGATCGGTGGGGACAGATTCAGTAACTCGTTGTCTGTTGATTTACAG ATTCCAGAAGGGGGTGTGCCTATCAATGGTgagcttgatgtcaaagttgATTTTATTGCACCACAGTTACCTGGCCGATACAATTCTTATTGGAGAATGGCTTCCTCTGATGGTGATAAGTTTGGGCAACGTGTTTGGGTGTTGATAAAT GTTGATGCATCCCTGAAGAATACTGTTGTGAATGAGTTTCATGGACTGAACTTGAATGCCTCCCCCTCCCCTGATGAAAATTTTTCAAGCGAATTTACAGGGATGATGAATTGTGAGTCAGCTCAACCTGGCAGCTCCAATGTCAATCCCGGGACAAAGAAAGATGCTGATATAGAGGGAGAAGTTGGTGAACCACAGGTCCCGGAAAAAGAAAACCTGGTGATTGGTGGATTCCATCCTGCTATCCCTCAAAGTCAttctccttcatcttcatcttcatcatttaaCATGGTGGAGTTCCCAAATATTCCTGCTGTTGAGATCTTGTCTGGTGGTTCTTCATCTACAAAAGACATCCCAGTTCCTCTTCAAGAGGATTTGGAAAGGAATGACGTTGAGATAACCATGCTCAAGGAGCTCGAGGAAATGGGTTTCAAGGAGATAGACTTGAACAAGGAGATCTTGAGGGACAACGAATACAATTTGGAGCAATCTGTTGATGCGCTTTGTGGAGTTAGCGAGTGGGATCCTATCCTAGAGGAGCTTCAGGAAATG GGTTTCTGTGATGATGTAACGAACAAGAGGCTGCTCAAGAAGAACAATGGAAGCATTAAAGGTGTGGTAATGGATCTCCTCACAGGGGAGAAGGAGGCTTAA
- the LOC104733321 gene encoding protein MODIFIER OF SNC1 1, whose amino-acid sequence MTSSTTGDRRWGATRRSGMTILGKVAVPKPINLPSQRLENQGLDPNVEIVPKGTLSWGSKSSLNAWGTSSLSPRTESGPGSPSHLSNRPSSGGSVTRPSTADSNKAHDSSSSVAWDSNSRPSSASGVYPSNQASVALQRPHSADTRPGSSQLSRFAEHVSETSETWGQHVPGEKLVWFFYFILFLYPYISNERIGDANSWRRDDQPYSEDAYRHCREEGQLDSRGPQSYPNANFPHQYDAWRGPPVNNHQGGGWYRGNHPYGAPMGPGGFHMDPFPFYPTQVPPAPGHVAGPRGNHSSNERMFRPPMLDSYVHPRMQSRPGFYVGPAPPEGYYGPPRGYGNPSNRDLPFAGRPAGPHTYSNHSGQSGYDMPGSEPPHSQETHRPYNEPSHSQQTQRPYNEPSHSQETHRPYKVLLKHQDGRLGEDKAKREEFLGNRLPNAEKVTQQLQTSRNERIENRNEASGEVQPAKAELSASGDSSLIQKIEGLNAKTRTNDGWQNASFVVNRDDQESKPRTVNSGNAVNKVSAKNPRTGHASDSKNSLHSNQGDPATSKNAELAATSGNAVSRRSTQQTQGRADPQTKRIVNSEGNDGWQKTTVMSGSSRGTLATNSESIREVNVDDSSNTDSIRRPGSGILADPNDNQRSTMRELARQRAQQRQKEEEERARDQRAKALAKLEELNRRSQVSEEGSVKDMEATSNASLSDMPKDPGSHSPDTVTAANSVEPTLGSGKNMRASTEYAHNVGPTQQDNLPRDRDGTALKQKRLGYKQVFEKKTAGSSVATTEVFDVVPSPQVVNEGVSSHISDMPATSSVSTESTFTKRKNNRNGKKKHKAEETTMLNTTRAAIGKEKKSGDESTEAGKARAVEMDLGSVSVPSLDIKVSGDSSEQISSFTNEESQNRAKNNWKSQHVRRTQRNSLVKKPAEKFPGNNAVMWAPVHPQQKADVSTGVGSQNTLPEFGTSSKSQHQGQTSSKSKRVEIERYVAKPIVKEMAEHNVSKSLVTAAAPDMSENVNQKENRGGEGTGILQPSGSTAGKSRSPSKSRHGNGRQGKHGREHGSWHQRGSGAPSKALEDGQFVNSNQPIQGTVNYHSSNQTEKISSKDQTTCNDDGWNDGWYMTPETHYSAAEEVEASAVGRDQGMGIHGKQHASRSNKDGGSNYGDPKKANKKDFNKAHMQNSGQGFSQPDLPVASKESRGPGDQVWHTANRTGKYGGRESTREKTYGSQKKDVAGYEHQGVSTEQKMTPADTQQAQSQNRSTNKDVQVEHNPNSMFQKNTGQGRRFGRGHESQGGWGLAAQENMPHHHQRPTSNRDRQKQNVHYEYKPVGSHTYDGERNREQQPKDTEGPRYREKGQGQQRHGGYQQQRGTSGRNTGHGFTGERN is encoded by the exons ATGACCTCCAGCACCACAGGAGATCGaag ATGGGGTGCTACAAGAAGAAGTGGCATGACTATATTGGGAAAGGTTGCTGTTCCAAAACCGATTAATTTACCAAGCCAAAG GTTAGAGAACCAAGGCCTTGACCCTAACGTGGAAATTGTTCCAAA GGGAACCCTTAGTTGGGGCAGTAAATCATCACTGAATGCTTGGGGGACATCATCGTTGTCACCACGAACTGAAAGTGGCCCTGGTTCACCAAGCCACCTCAGTAATCGACCTTCTTCTGGTGGAAGTGTCACTCGACCTTCAACTGCTGATAGTAACAAAGCAcatgactcttcttcttcagttgcATGGGATTCAAACTCTCGGCCTTCATCAGCATCTGGGGTGTATCCATCTAATCAGGCGTCAGTTGCACTACAACGTCCACATAGTGCAGACACAAGACCAGGAAGTTCCCAGTTATCCCGATTTGCTGAACACGTGTCAGAGACTTCTGAAACATGGGGTCAACATGTGCCGGGAGAGAAGTTGGTatggttcttttattttatcctttttttgtATCCTTACATCT CTAATGAACGGATTGGAGATGCCAATTCCTGGAGAAGAGATGATCAACCATACAGTGAAGATGCATATAGACATTGTAGAGAAGAAGGGCAATTGGACTCCCGTGGTCCACAATCTTATCCTAATGCTAATTTTCCTCATCAGTATGATGCTTGGCGTGGTCCTCCAGTAAATAATCATCAAGGTGGTGGCTGGTACAGAGGGAACCACCCATATGGTGCCCCAATGGGTCCTGGGGGTTTTCACATGGACCCTTTTCCATTTTATCCTACACAAGTTCCACCTGCTCCTGGGCATGTGGCTGGTCCTAGGGGTAATCACTCTAGTAATGAAAGGATGTTCAGACCTCCAATGCTTGATTCTTATGTACACCCAAGGATGCAGTCTAGGCCTGGGTTTTATGTTGGTCCAGCGCCACCCGAAGGCTACTATGGTCCTCCCAGGGGGTATGGCAATCCCAGCAACAGAGACCTGCCTTTTGCAGGTAGGCCTGCTGGTCCGCATACTTATAGCAATCATTCTGGTCAAAGTGGATATGATATGCCTGGAAGCGAGCCACCACATTCGCAAGAAACACATAGGCCATACAACGAGCCATCACATTCTCAACAAACACAAAGGCCATACAACGAGCCATCACATTCTCAGGAAACACATAGGCCATACAAGGTTCTCTTAAAGCACCAAGATGGGAGGTTGGGGGAAGATAAAGCAAAGCGGGAAGAATTTCTAGGAAATAGGCTCCCGAATGCAGAGAAGGTAACTCAACAGCTGCAAACTTCAAGAAACGAGAGGATAGAAAACAGAAATGAGGCAAGTGGTGAAGTACAACCAGCTAAGGCAGAACTTTCTGCTTCCGGAGATTCCAGTTTGATTCAGAAAATCGAGGGCTTAAATGCTAAAACTAGAACTAATGATGGTTGGCAAAATGCATCATTTGTCGTCAATAGAGATGATCAGGAAAGCAAACCACGTACAGTCAATTCTGGGAACGCCGTAAATAAAGTTTCAGCAAAAAATCCTCGAACTGGTCATGCCAGTGATAGTAAGAACTCATTACACTCTAATCAAGGTGATCCCGCCACAAGCAAAAATGCTGAGCTGGCAGCTACGAGTGGAAATGCCGTATCCAG GAGATCTACTCAACAGACTCAAGGCAGAGCAGACCCCCAGACCAAACGAATAGTGAACAGTGAAGGCAATGATGGTTGGCAGAAGACAACTGTAATGTCAGGCTCCTCCCGTGGAACTTTAGCTACAAACTCAGAAAGCATTCGCGAGGTTAATGTAGATGACTCTTCAAATACCGATTCCATCAGGAGGCCTGGGTCTGGAATATTAGCAGACCCAAACGATAACCAG CGTTCTACGATGAGAGAGTTAGCCAGGCAGCGAGCTCAACAGAGGcagaaagaggaggaagaaagagCAAGAGATCAGCGGGCTAAGGCTCTTGCAAAACTAGAAGAGTTGAATAGACGTTCCCAAGTATCTGAGGAGGGTTCAGTCAAGGACATGGAAGCTACATCTAATGCTTCTCTTTCTGACATGCCAAAAGACCCTGGGTCTCATTCACCAGACACTGTTACAGCTGCAAATTCCGTAGAACCTACTTTAGGATCAGGAAAAAACATGAGGGCTTCAACAGAATATGCACATAATGTGGGCCCTACCCAACAGGATAATCTTCCACGTGATCGTGATGGCACTGCCTTAAAACAAAAGCGTTTGGGTTATAAGCAGGTATTTGAGAAAAAAACGGCAGGAAGCTCTGTTGCTACTACAGAGGTGTTCGATGTTGTTCCATCTCCTCAGGTTGTTAATGAAGGTGTCTCAAGCCATATCTCAGACATGCCAGCAACGTCAAGCGTTTCAACTGAGTCAACTTtcacgaaaagaaaaaataacaggAATGGTAAGAAAAAGCACAAGGCTGAGGAGACAACCATGTTGAATACGACAAGAGCTGccattggaaaagaaaaaaaatcgggAGATGAGTCAACTGAGGCTGGTAAGGCAAGGGCAGTTGAAATGGACTTGGGGTCTGTTTCAGTTCCAAGCTTGGATATCAAAGTGTCTGGTGATTCGTCTGAACAAATCAGTTCCTTCACTAATGAAGAGtctcaaaacagagcaaaaaacaACTGGAAATCTCAACATGTGCGTAGGACTCAAAGAAACTCACTGGTAAAAAAGCCTGCAGAGAAATTTCCTGGTAACAATGCTGTTATGTGGGCTCCGGTACATCCACAGCAGAAAGCTGATGTTTCAACAGGTGTAGGGAGTCAGAACACTCTCCCTGAATTTGGCACCTCTTCGAAGAGTCAGCATCAAGGGCAGACTAGCTCTAAAAGTAAAAGAGTGGAGATTGAAAGATATGTAGCGAAGCCCATAGTAAAGGAAATGGCTGAGCATAACGTCAGTAAAAGTCTAGTAACAGCGGCTGCTCCAGATATGTCGGAGAATGTAAACCAGAAAGAAAATCGTGGAGGTGAAGGTACAGGAATTCTCCAACCTTCTGGTTCAACTGCAGGCAAATCTAGGTCTCCTTCAAAGTCAAGACACGGGAATGGTAGGCAGGGAAAGCATGGTAGAGAACATGGATCATGGCACCAGAGAGGTTCTGGAGCACCTAGTAAAGCTTTGGAGGATGGACAATTTGTAAACTCAAATCAGCCCATCCAAGGAACAGTGAACTATCACTCTAGTAATCAAACCGAAAAAATTTCTTCTAAGGATCAAACCACATGTAATGATGATGGATGGAACGATGGCTGGTATATGACTCCTGAAACGCATTACTCTGCTGCTGAAGAAGTGGAAGCAAGTGCTGTTGGAAGAGATCAAGGAATGGGCATTCACGGCAAGCAGCATGCTTCCAGAAGCAACAAAGATGGAGGAAGTAACTATGGTGACCCTAAAAAAGCCAATAAGAAGGATTTCAATAAAGCTCATATGCAGAACTCTGGCCAGGGGTTTAGTCAACCAGATCTTCCCGTTGCTTCAAAAGAAAGCCGTGGCCCTGGAGATCAAGTGTGGCATACAGCTAATAGGACAGGTAAGTATGGAGGTCGTGAAAGTACGAGGGAGAAAACTTATGGATCTCAGAAAAAAGATGTTGCTGGATACGAGCATCAAGGGGTTTCTACAGAACAGAAAATGACACCAGCTGATACACAACAAGCCCAGTCGCAAAACCGATCTACGAATAAGGATGTCCAGGTTGAGCATAATCCGAATAGTATGTTCCAAAAGAACACAGGGCAGGGTCGACGATTTGGAAGAGGGCATGAGTCACAAGGAGGCTGGGGTTTAGCCGCGCAAGAGAATATGCCTCATCACCATCAGAGGCCAACTTCAAACAGAGATAGACAGAAGCAAAATGTGCATTATGAATACAAACCTGTTGGGTCTCATACTTATGATGGAGAACGTAATCGAGAACAACAACCCAAAGATACAGAAGGCCCAAGATACAGGGAGAAGGGACAGGGGCAGCAAAGGCATGGTGGATACCAACAGCAGAGGGGTACGAGTGGGAGAAACACTGGTCATGGATTCACAGGTGAGAGAAACTAA